From the Lathyrus oleraceus cultivar Zhongwan6 chromosome 4, CAAS_Psat_ZW6_1.0, whole genome shotgun sequence genome, one window contains:
- the LOC127137352 gene encoding zinc finger BED domain-containing protein RICESLEEPER 2-like translates to MQFKEVFPRFQDREPSYTTLPDDDDWEKVEKVSKLLEVFNVVTNIISGSEYPTANLYLAEVFRIKLVLDQAIQDESDFMKEMAKAMKGKFDKYWSQCNLVMSLASVLDPRIKMMGVKMCFPLIYPEVEARKNIENVCIALDDMYKEYVDILSEHSEEGSSRSGVDQNGLILESQKSSGWSLLMNYVEEQQAIPVVKSEIEEYLNEPTYKPKDNGHMSFCALEWWKLNCGKYRVLSHMAANVLAIPISTVASESTFSAGGRVIESFRAFLSSSTVEALICGGGASANRNYITPLMINRELSMQVILSLLAMTVNQLTVGVMKIEVE, encoded by the exons ATGCAGTTCAAAGAAGTCTTCCCTCGTTTTCAAGATCGAGAACCAAGCTATACAACTCTTCCAGATGATGATGATTGGGAAAAGGTTGAAAAAGTTTCCAAGTTGCTAGAGGTATTTAATGTTGTTACAAATATTATTTCAGGTAGTGAATATCCAACTGCTAACTTATATCTTGCTGAGGTATTTCGAATCAAACTAGTTTTAGATCAAGCTATCCAAGATGAATCTGATTTTATGAAAGAAATGGCAAAAGCGATGAAGGGAAAATTTGACAAATATTGGAGCCAATGTAATCTTGTTATGTCGCTTGCTTCTGTTTTGGACCCTAGGATCAAAATGATGGGTGTTAAGATGTGTTTTCCCTTAATTTATCCGGAAGTTGAAGCTAGAAAAAATATAGAAAATGTGTGTATCGCGCTTGATGATATGTACAAAGAGTATGTTGATATACTTAGTGAGCATAGTGAAGAAGGATCTAGTAGAAGTGGTGTTGATCAAAATGGGCTTATTTTGGAGTCACAAAAATCCTCAGGGTGGTCATTGTTAATGAATTATGTCGAAGAACAACAAGCAATTCCTGTTGTAAAATCTGAAATTGAAGAGTATTTGAATGAGCCAACTTACAAACCTAAAGATAATGGCCATATGTCATTTTGTGCCTTGGAATGGTGGAAATTGAATTGTGGAAAATATAGAGTGTTGTCCCATATGGCAGCAAATGTTCTTGCCATTCCAATATCTACTGTGGCTTCGGAGTCAACCTTTAGCGCCGGAGGGAGAGTTATCGAATCATTTCGAGCTTTTTTAAGTTCATCTACTGTCGAAGCTTTAATTTGTGGTG GTGGAGCAAGTGCAAATAGAAATTACATTACTCCCTTGATGATAAATAGAGAGCTATCAATGCAG GTTATCCTTTCCTTACTAGCTATGACAGTAAATCAGTTGACAGTTGGTGTAATGAAGATTGAAGTTGAATAA
- the LOC127137351 gene encoding zinc finger BED domain-containing protein RICESLEEPER 2-like — translation MSYSTSLESLGDSQSPPKDGEECLNVLNPIIDLNASTNEEPLTNESTPANEVVNEEKVESSDIVIQQSKRKKTSLVWDHFKKVELKNGKKWQCIHCKNNYSVVTSGSTSHLMRHLKQTCHVYKKLVAQQQKLNFQPAKSKIDEKLSGPLLMNSGGKYDHERQREATAHWNMMHEHAFSIVEKEGFHFMMKCSNISYEKISRKTLKNDCIAVYEAERKKLKSTLRTVNKICLTTDLWKSQNQKIEYMVLTGHFIDTDWVLQKRILSFVHVPPPRRGVDIVDAIFKCLKDWGIENKIFSVSVDNAHYNDKCLKELKVLILRHRKLVLDGRLFHVRCCAHILNLLVQDGIGKIAKIVEDVRESVKFINQSEARLQTFSQIVQQLKLGGK, via the coding sequence ATGTCATACAGTACCTCACTTGAATCATTAGGAGATTCACAATCACCACCAAAAGATGGAGAAGAGTGTTTAAATGTATTGAATCCTATCATTGATTTAAATGCAAGTACTAATGAAGAACCACTAACAAATGAATCTACACCGGCAAATGAAGTTGTGAATGAAGAAAAGGTTGAGAGCAGTGACATTGTTATTCAACAGTCCAAGAGGAAGAAAACTTCTCTAGTTTGGGATCACTTCAAAAAAGTGGAATTAAAGAATGGAAAAAAATGGCAATGTATACACTGTAAAAACAATTATTCTGTTGTTACTAGTGGATCAACCAGTCATTTGATGAGGCATTTAAAACAAACATGTCATGTTTACAAGAAGCTAGTAGCACAACAACAAAAATTAAACTTTCAGCCAGCAAAAAGCAAGATTGATGAGAAGCTTTCTGGACCACTACTAATGAATTCAGGAGGTAAATATGACCATGAAAGACAACGAGAAGCCACCGCACATTGGAATATGATGCATGAACATGCATTTAGTATTGTTGAGAAAGAAGGTTTTCATTTTATGATGAAGTGTTCTAATATTTCATATGAGAAAATTAGTCGGAAGACATTGAAGAATGATTGTATTGCTGTTTATGAAGCTGAAAGAAAAAAGTTGAAGTCTACTTTAAGGACAGTAAATAAGATTTGTTTGACCACTGATTTATGGAAGTCACAAAATCAGAAGATAGAATACATGGTGTTAACTGGCCATTTCATTGATACTGACTGGGTTTTGCAGAAACGCATTCTTAGTTTTGTTCATGTTCCTCCTCCTCGGCGTGGTGTTGATATTGTTGATGCTATCTTCAAATGCCTTAAAGATTGGGgtattgaaaataaaatatttagtGTGTCAGTGGATAATGCACATTACAACGATAAATGTTTGAAAGAGTTAAAAGTTCTGATTTTAAGGCACCGGAAATTAGTGTTAGATGGAAGGTTATTTCATGTGCGTTGTTGTGCGCATATACTAAATTTGCTTGTTCAAGATGGTATTGGGAAAATAGCAAAAATAGTTGAAGACGTGCGTGAAAGTGTGAAGTTCATCAATCAGTCTGAAGCAAGGTTGCAAACATTCTCACAAATAGTTCAACAACTAAAGCTTGGTGGTAAATAA